ATTCATTCGACTCCCGTAGGGAGTACTGATTCAGCCAGACAATTAGTGTCAATTGCGGAAAACCCCGGAAACTCTGGGGTTTTTTCGTTTCTTGCTGGAATGGATTTCCGTCGTTTTCCAACCATTTCCGCCGTAGAGCACGTCGGATTTTGCGTCGGTAGCTGATCGGCTCCAACTGCTTTCCTCACATCATCTTCCGTCACTTGCAGGTAGTGCTTGGCGGCGATGAGTTGGCTCTTCCCGATCCACTCGCAAACGACATGCGTTGGATAGACTTTGCAAAGTTCGGTCTGTCGGGAGGCCCTGAGGTTGTGAAAAATCTTCGGCCAAGGCTGCAGGCCTGCCCGCTCAACAATCCGTCTCAACTGGAGGCTGCGTCGAGAGTCATTGCTGCACCATTTGGTGTAGTAGCGGATTGCCTAGAACAGCAGCAAATTGTAGGGGAGACGACAATCGCAAGGAGCAGCCGCCTATTGTTGCCGAGCGCCAGGGTTAACCGGGCTGCGGCCAACCAAAGGCGATTTTCAGAAACAGCCCGGCCCGCGGCTCGGGTTGACCGCCTTGTTCGCTGCTTCGCTACACAATGTACCCATACGCCTGAAATGGAACTGCGCTGATAGCATCCGATTTAAACCACTGCACGATTATGTCATGACCTGCGTTGGGCAATTCCCAAAAGGCATTGTGCAATTTGCCGTACTTGAGATCCTCGGCATTGTCCTCGAAATAGTGTAGTACCGCTGCTGAATCCTTTTCAATCATCGCGAGATATGGTCGGACGTCCAATTCCATTCGAGCAATGGCACATAACCAACCATCGATTTGCCAACACGCCTTCGCCTCGATGACATTTTGGATGACTGCGTTTAGGAGCGTTACTAACGCATTTCGGCGATGCGACGGCCAAGCGTGCAACTGCGTCGAATGTATGGCTCTCGCTGTGACTTCGATGTCAGGCCACCACGACTCGTCGAGAATCGAAATTTCCAGGATACGCGGCAGAAAGAACAAATAGTCGGAAACATCGCCAACGGTCAGCAATGCCGAAGATGCGTAGGAGGCGAGGTCCTCAGACGAAAGGGCGCGAAGTGGTGTTGAAAGCAAGTGAGGGATGCGTTTGTTGTCGATGCAGCACGGGCATCCGTCGATATGACGCGGGACTTTGACCTCGGAAAACGCGCAGTAGAAGTCGTCAATGGCTTGGGTAAGTGCCAGCATCTTTTTGCAGCGAACATTCTGCATCACCGACCGCCGCTGGTGATTTGCCATTATTAAACCAACCCCGAACGGCGGTCCGGTGCATGCGGTTGTTCTTCCGAGTTCACGATTCTCGGCGAGCAACCGGTAAGTTACTAGCGCAGGATGATTCAGTGGGAAAACGATTCAGGTATTCCCCAAATTCGACCATTGCGGCTTGAAGTGCCTTGATGACTTTTAATCGCCTAGATTCCTTCAAGAGGTGTCCCGGCAACCGTTCAAACCACCGTTGACTAACGTCGCGTTCAAATCCATGTTCGGTGGTGTCGAGACGTGAGCTCGGACGTATCTTATGCTGGTAGTACTCCAAAACCGGCTTGATTTGGGCAACGCTACCAAATCGGAAAGTAAAACCGCAGACCTCGACGCAATATGTCCACACCGGGATGAGTGCTGGATTTGGCGATACGTCATGTGCGGGTAATCCGACATACGCATGAAGATCGAAGTGTTGCGACCAGTGACCCTTTCGCTCTTCTTTCCAAATCCGAGCCATTGAAACACTTTATCTGGAGAACGACCGAAAAACACCCGTCGCGACGAGGGTGTTCCATCTCGTAAAGCCCGATCGCGGTCGGGTGCATTTTCTTGTTAGGCGTCTGGTGTATCAGAACTGGGGATGAGTCCTCTTCCAATCAGCATCTCGACCAGCCGGGCGATCACCGGGTCTGGCACCCCTTCGACCTCGAACACCAAGGCGTGATACCAAGGGTTCGGGTGAACGGTGTCGAAGTTGAAGCGGCAGCGATACTGGCCCGGCCAATCGGATAGCTCGCGAAGGTCGTCGCCCATGTCATCGCCCGCGTTGTCAAAGTTGTCGCGTCCGTAGACACTCTCGATGACCCGCAGCGGCACTCGGATCGACTTCCACTTGGGTTGATGCTGATAAACGCGGCCCATCGACGCGATCCCTTCGCCTAACGAATCAAGTTCACCCGCCGCCCGATCGATCGATTTTCCATCACACTAGCCGTGTCAGCGGTCGGGTGCAACGGCTTGTTAGGCCTATTGATGTGTCAATCAGTGTCTACGAGTTTCCATTGATCGTCTTCGATTTGCAACTCAAGATGCCACTGTTGTCCTTTCCGCGCTGGAAGGCTTTCGACTTGCACTAGACAGAATTCGTATTTGTCGGGCTTGTCTGATTTACGGGCGATTAGGACGTCTTCACCTGCCTTTTGCGTGATGGCTGCGTGGACATCCGCAAACAACTTTATAATTGCTGCACCAGCTTCACTCTTCATGTAATCGACAAACCGTTTCTTGTCGATTTGGCCACGTAGATGCTGGTGACAGTGGTTGTCGTAGAATGCAGCGAAGTCTTGCTTAATGAGAATAGCGTTCATCGCCTCAACGGCACCAACCGGCGTATGTGTTGCTGCGTTGTTGGTGGGATCCGCCGCGAATGCAACCAACATCGCTGCGACGAAAGAGAAAGATGTCATTTGCAGGATACCTCCAAAGGGCCTAACAATTACTATAAGGAACTCTGCTTATTTCGCTGAGGGTGTATTCTGCATATCTCAGGGGGGCAGTGTCAATAAAAGCCGAGAAAGATGCGAAAGGCTCCAACTTATCGCGATTTCTGCATCATCCACTAATTCCTGAATCGATCTTTGTAGTGTGGCAAGATACTGACTGAATAGTTACCGGATTCTTTCGAAGTAAGGTTTAAGGCAATATTAAACCATTGCTCAATTGACAATGTTGCCAGCGACCTTATCGATGACCAAGGTCAGACTGAGATTCACTTGGGTGCGCTCACCGGAGATCTGCGGAGATTCCTCTCGAGATTGTTGCCGGTGCATGGCTTGCGCAAGGCTTCCAGGACGCTCGATGAGAATGAGATCGATTAGGAGAACGCGAGGTTTGGCTCTTTCCTGCAAGCGGGATAGGAACAGCACTTCGATGCCAAGATGAGAGACCTGCGACTTCCCAGCTAGTTGAAACACACGTGGACCCGGCCTCGAGCGTCTGCTCCAGGCAAACCAGTCGCGAGCGTCAGTCCTTCGATTATCACAGGTCGATATTCTGCCAAGTGATACGGACTCGAACTCCACCAGCCTGAGTTCATAAGCAAGCCGACCGAGCTGATCGCAACTGATTCCGTTCAAGAGTGGTACCGCATCGACTACCACCACCAACTGATCACCGTCGTTCACTTCGTGCTGAAGTATGTCTTGCGGATCGGCGAGAATGCCGACGGCGACTGGTATGGCGTTCACGATGATGATCCCTATCGTGAAACAATTATCGCGCAGTGTGGACTCGGTCACGCGGACAATCGCCATCTGGCGACGGTGTCCTGCAGGAACCAAGCTAACAAAACTGGTTGTTCCGGAATCTTGGCCGACGCTCCCAGCGGCCATTCTCTCCCTTGACTTAGTCGCGGAGGAGACTGGCACAGCCTCTGTAGCGATAGGCTGAGCCTCGATGAGCGGTTCCGGCTGAGCAAGGCGATGTTGGGGGAGCACTATCGCCGTCCTTTGCCCGTGGGGTGAGCTGATGCTTGTAGTAGCGAACTGGTTGACTTGGTGAAGCTCCAAAACAGCCCCTCCCCCGTGCCATCGCTACGAAAGTGAATCAGGTGGTGCAGCTGCTTGCGATTGAGGCAGCGCACCGTGTCGTTCAGCCGACGTTTCGGATCTTGATCGAGATGCGGGGATAGTGGGTCATCGATGCGGACCGGCCAGCCTTCTTCCTCGAATGCGGCGAGGACAAGCTCTTGATTGGGAGCTGGCCAGCGAAACTGCTTGACGATCACATCGCCGACCCACAACTCCCGCTCTAGTGCCCTCCAGCTGGGACGAGTGGCCAGAACGCTTTGACTGGGACTGCGTGCCTGCTTTCGCGCACCACCATCGGGCGAAAGTTGCAGCGGCGAAATCGGAGGGGGTTTCGTGATTGTCGAACAGGTCGCCGGGAGTGTGGGTAGCGCCGCGCCACGCGAAGAGAGAACAAAACGACTCTGCTTCGAAAAGCAAAGCGGGTCGACTGCCTCGAGCGAGCGATGCAAGCGGCCCGCCGCCGTGAGCTGCTGTTGATGTTCGATCCAGCCTGAGACCACCAAGAAGCGAAAATCGTTGTGTGTGAGCCCAAAACCTCGCAGCTCACGGTAGCTGGCTGCATAGTCCCATGCGTTCTGCGTGGTGTCGCTCGCGTAGCTCTGCAGCTCACGCAGTCGACGCAAAGCGCGGCGGAGGCGCAACGGTAGTTGCTGAGGCAACGTTTCTTGAGTTCGCAGGAACATCGACGGGGGTCCTTGAGGTTCTAACCACTGCGACCAAGGAGATGCACTCAGGTTCAGCTACCTAAGTAAGCTTCGACCTTGTCGAGCACCTTACGCACACGCCAGAGACCGAGTCCGAGTCGTTCGGCGACTTCGCGATGGGAGTAGCCTTCGAGTTTCAGCATCAGAATCTCGCGCTCACGCTCCTCGTGCAGCAGTTCCCCCAGCTCCCCGAGCATCAGGTTCATAACGGCCAGCGTGGTAGGTGTCGGCTCGTCGTCGGGAAAGCCCGAGATCCCCCCTACTTCCCCGTGATCAACCGGCATGATGGCCGACTCTCCCACCTCGCCATGCCGTTTTTGGGTATTCTGACGGCGCAAGATCGCGTGAGCTCGCCGCATCGCCATGCAGACCAACAGTCGCCAGATATGGTCGCGGGAGGGAAGGTTGTAGCGGCCGTTCCGCACCCCTTTGAGCAGGCTGTGAAAGGCTTCGACAGCCACATCTTCTTCGTCGCTGGCCGATTTGCGGGCTCCCGTCAGTCGCCCTTTGGCAAAGTGCACCAGCCGATCGCGAAAATGCTCCCACAGCACAGTGGCGGCATTTTCATCTCCCTCGGTAGTTTCCAGAAGCAGTCGCGTGATGGAGCCAGGATCCGACATGGTGCGTGCCTTCGTCTGATAGCAGGGTGGGCGACTTGAAGCAAGTTACGCCCTCTACCTCTTAATGTCGAACGGGGGACCGCTGTGCGCGACATTCCTCGGAATTCCTCCGGTTTATTGAAAACTGGCAAACCCTAAGGCATTAGTGTAGAACTTCCGGCGGAAAACTACGAGAAACTCGCATGGGTTCACTATCCGAAACCATTTCACCCTCCCCCCGCGTGCGCGACCCGCTCGATGAGGTGCTCGACCGCTTTGAACGGGCGCGGCTCGACGGGGAACCGCTCGAGATCGAAGATGTCCTGGGGCAGCTTGCGCCGGGAGATGTTGCCAACGTGATCGGTTTGCTCGTCGAGATCGATGCCGAGTATCGGCTCGACTCGCTCGAGGAAGTGAGCTTGCAGCGGTACTGCGAGCGGTTTCCGGACCACACAGCTGCCGTGGAAGAGGCGCTGCGCCGGCTAGGTGAAGGACGCGAAGGACTCGAGCCTCGTTTCCGGCTTCGGCATGGGGTACGACTCGGCGATATGGTGGTCGGCAACGAGGTTGGACGTGGCGGGGTGGCTGTCGTCTACCGCGTGATCGATGGCGCGCTGCGGCGTCCCCTGGCACTAAAGACCGTTTTCGAAGATCGGATGGTGGGTGGCGAATCGGTGATTGCCTATCGCAGCGAATCGCGCTGGCGGCTGCAGCAAGAGGCCAACCTCACTGCCAAGCTCTCTCATCCAGGTGTGCCCCCGGTACATAGCGCGGGTGAATTGCCCGATGGTCGACCCTACTTTTGCATGCGGCTGATCGAAGGGGAAACCTTTGCCAGCATGCTGCAGCGCGAGCCTGCCGAACTGACCAAACACCTCCGCATCCTGGCCCAGGTGGCGCAGATACTCTCGGCTGCCCATCAGCAGCAGATCATTCATCGCGACGTGAAGCCTGGCAATGTCATGGTGGGGAAGTATGGCGAAGTGCAGCTGATGGACTGGGGAATGGCTAAGCAGCTGACAAACGATTCCGCCGCGATCAGTCAAGCATCCGCTCCTCGCAGAGAGAGTCTCCCAGTACACCCTGACGGGATGTGCGACACTGTCGATCTGATTCCGGATCGTTCATTACCGTCAATCGAGCTCAATTCCTCGATAGCCATCGAAGGGGACAGCACTTCCCGCGTGGCGGTGCTCGGGACTTTGGCCTACATGCCTCCCGAGCAAGCGCATGGGCTGACCGGCATCCACAACTGCAGCACCGATGTTTTTGCACTGGGGGGAATGCTTTGCCAAATTCTTACCGGGAAGCCTACTTACCACGGAGACACTTCCCGCGAAGTGTGGAAGAAGGCATGCGATGCCGATCTTGCGGAAGCCTTCACCGCCATTCGGAGCTCGGCGGCTGATCAGGAACTGAAAGAACTGGCCTTCAGCTGCCTGGCGTCGGAGCAGGAACTCCGCCCGCGCGATGCATCGGCTGTGGCAAGTGCGCTCCAAGCCTATTTTGAGTCGGTGGAAAAACGGATCGAAGTTGCGAAGATCGAGCGTGCTCAAGCACTCACGCAAGCCGAGGCAGAACGGATTCGAGCCGCGCTCGAGCTTGGTCGCAGGCGAATCGCGGTCGCCTTATGTTGCTCGCTGGTGGCACTCATCACGATCGCAGCGACGTTTTGGTACGTGACTGAATCGCAGCGCGCGCAAGCTCGCCTCGCCCAAACTCAGAACGACATCGATCGCTGCAAGAGTCTCGTGCAGGCGTTGCTTGTTGCAGCCCCTGAAGGGGTTCCCTATGCCATCGAATCACTCCGACCCCTTGCGCACCACGCTCAAGCCATCCTGGATGAGACGGCCGCTGACACGAGCCTTCCCACTGTCCAGCGTTTGCATGCTGCAGTGGCTCAGTCCCATTTTGGCAAGAGCAACTATCCCTTGATTGTTAGCTCCCTCGAAGATGCTGCAGCGGCGGAACTTCCCAATCTGGTCGCGGCCTTCCAGCACGACTCGAAGGAGGCACGAAAACTACTGCGCGAGACTGTGTATCCGCTGGGTGATGAAGCCTCACTCACCACCAGGCACGCCCGCATCGCTCTGCTCCTGCTGCTGCTGGGCGATGATTCCATGGCCGTAGAGATCACCTCGAAGCCTGAAGCTACACGAGCCCGTTTGCTCCTGATTCGCGCCATTCGAGATTGGCGAGGTGATGTGCAACCGCTCGCCGACTACTTGCGCCAGTCCGAT
This window of the Pirellula staleyi DSM 6068 genome carries:
- a CDS encoding ECF-type sigma factor; the encoded protein is MSDPGSITRLLLETTEGDENAATVLWEHFRDRLVHFAKGRLTGARKSASDEEDVAVEAFHSLLKGVRNGRYNLPSRDHIWRLLVCMAMRRAHAILRRQNTQKRHGEVGESAIMPVDHGEVGGISGFPDDEPTPTTLAVMNLMLGELGELLHEEREREILMLKLEGYSHREVAERLGLGLWRVRKVLDKVEAYLGS
- a CDS encoding bifunctional serine/threonine-protein kinase/formylglycine-generating enzyme family protein — encoded protein: MGSLSETISPSPRVRDPLDEVLDRFERARLDGEPLEIEDVLGQLAPGDVANVIGLLVEIDAEYRLDSLEEVSLQRYCERFPDHTAAVEEALRRLGEGREGLEPRFRLRHGVRLGDMVVGNEVGRGGVAVVYRVIDGALRRPLALKTVFEDRMVGGESVIAYRSESRWRLQQEANLTAKLSHPGVPPVHSAGELPDGRPYFCMRLIEGETFASMLQREPAELTKHLRILAQVAQILSAAHQQQIIHRDVKPGNVMVGKYGEVQLMDWGMAKQLTNDSAAISQASAPRRESLPVHPDGMCDTVDLIPDRSLPSIELNSSIAIEGDSTSRVAVLGTLAYMPPEQAHGLTGIHNCSTDVFALGGMLCQILTGKPTYHGDTSREVWKKACDADLAEAFTAIRSSAADQELKELAFSCLASEQELRPRDASAVASALQAYFESVEKRIEVAKIERAQALTQAEAERIRAALELGRRRIAVALCCSLVALITIAATFWYVTESQRAQARLAQTQNDIDRCKSLVQALLVAAPEGVPYAIESLRPLAHHAQAILDETAADTSLPTVQRLHAAVAQSHFGKSNYPLIVSSLEDAAAAELPNLVAAFQHDSKEARKLLRETVYPLGDEASLTTRHARIALLLLLLGDDSMAVEITSKPEATRARLLLIRAIRDWRGDVQPLADYLRQSDKPYSRAVICQALGAREIPLGEEQVWKQLLSQIAANDPNAYLHSAVTFLAIQWDLQLEPIVPPNRKDMQWKITPSGLTMVAVPPGKFVRQLTGGETQELEVTRSLWVLDRELPADIWKQFLKAFPAAEGTRVLPRDSHPDSPIARGTSWDDGFNFCNWLSTKDGLEPCYSIVIVENERENMWKWNRSANGYRLPTEIEWEWAARVNFSHAPLTVNEVSEFVVFGMPEPNPSASRLPNRWGLFDGHGNLHEWCFDNYVDPPLAVVNYDAPTGSPRQVVRGGSFRYSPGNYGRELRTFASRSGVYHENTVRIFQNREEPPSESVGSN